One Pseudonocardia abyssalis DNA segment encodes these proteins:
- a CDS encoding acyl-CoA dehydrogenase, which produces MALAITDDHRTLAEVARSALSGQRAAARALLDSPDEALPAIWKELAALGWLGLAVPEEYGGEGAGLPELAVVLEELGRVVAPGPFLPTVLASAVLAEAGTPELRASLLPGLADGSRIGAVGLGGSVTHDGTTASGDAGLVLGGGLAEMFLLVAGDDVVVVDAVTRSVPDALLDRTRRGALITLENSPVLGVLPGGAAVTRRLTRVLAAAEAAGIATACLETSVAYVKERKQFGRTVGTFQAVKHKAADLLVDAEIAVAAAWDASRAPAGTPDAELAAAVAAARSVPGAVRAAETMIQLHGGVGFTWEHDAHLYLRRAITLAAVVAQTGDAERDVAALVRERVTRAPDLDLPPEAESHRAAAREFVASIEGKDAAARRAALVQAGYLVPHWPAPWGRDASATEQLVIEQEFRGVDLPSLGITAWNIQTIMQHGTPEQHERWIRDALLGVTEWCQLFSEPGAGSDAAAISTRGVRVDGGWRVTGQKVWTTRAHESDWGFATVRTDSSGAKHAGITMMAIDLRAEGVDVRPLRELTGDALFNEVFLDDVFVPDADVVGEVGQGWRVARATLGNERVSIGGGGAGTLPFRAKDLLPLAAASPDPHVAEKEVGALIAEDLAKRLLLLRQAARAVGGTEPGPEGNLNKLFSSEHSQRVTSLAVRLAGTAAVAGGNELVMRCYLWARCITIAGGTSEIARNQVAERLLGLPRDPLVS; this is translated from the coding sequence ATGGCACTGGCGATCACCGACGACCACCGGACGCTGGCCGAGGTGGCCCGCTCCGCCCTCTCGGGGCAGCGGGCGGCGGCCCGTGCCCTGCTCGACTCCCCCGACGAGGCACTCCCCGCGATCTGGAAGGAGCTGGCCGCGCTCGGCTGGCTCGGGCTCGCCGTGCCCGAGGAGTACGGGGGCGAGGGTGCGGGGCTGCCGGAACTGGCCGTCGTGCTCGAGGAACTGGGGCGGGTCGTCGCGCCCGGGCCGTTCCTGCCGACGGTGCTCGCGTCGGCCGTGCTCGCCGAGGCGGGCACGCCGGAGTTGCGCGCGTCGCTGCTCCCGGGGCTCGCCGACGGGTCACGGATCGGCGCGGTCGGTCTCGGCGGGTCGGTCACGCACGACGGCACCACGGCCTCCGGCGACGCCGGGCTGGTGCTGGGCGGCGGGCTCGCCGAGATGTTCCTGCTGGTCGCGGGCGACGACGTCGTGGTCGTCGACGCCGTGACGAGGTCCGTGCCGGACGCCCTGCTCGACCGCACCCGGCGCGGCGCACTGATCACCCTGGAGAACTCCCCCGTACTCGGCGTGCTCCCCGGTGGCGCCGCGGTGACCCGACGGCTCACCCGGGTCCTCGCCGCCGCCGAGGCCGCGGGGATCGCCACCGCCTGCCTGGAGACCTCGGTCGCCTACGTCAAGGAGCGCAAGCAGTTCGGGCGCACCGTCGGCACGTTCCAGGCCGTCAAGCACAAGGCCGCCGACCTCCTCGTCGACGCCGAGATCGCCGTCGCCGCCGCGTGGGACGCCTCGCGCGCCCCCGCCGGCACCCCCGACGCCGAGCTCGCCGCCGCGGTGGCCGCCGCCCGCTCGGTGCCCGGTGCCGTCCGCGCCGCGGAGACGATGATCCAGCTGCACGGCGGGGTCGGCTTCACCTGGGAGCACGACGCCCACCTCTACCTGCGCCGCGCGATCACCCTCGCCGCCGTCGTCGCGCAGACCGGGGACGCGGAGCGCGACGTGGCCGCCCTCGTCCGCGAGCGCGTCACCCGTGCCCCGGACCTGGACCTCCCGCCCGAGGCCGAGTCCCATCGCGCGGCCGCGCGCGAGTTCGTCGCGTCGATCGAGGGGAAGGACGCCGCGGCCCGCCGCGCCGCGCTGGTCCAGGCCGGCTACCTGGTGCCGCACTGGCCGGCTCCGTGGGGCCGCGACGCCTCGGCCACCGAGCAGCTGGTGATCGAGCAGGAGTTCCGCGGCGTCGACCTGCCGAGCCTCGGCATCACCGCCTGGAACATCCAGACGATCATGCAGCACGGCACGCCCGAGCAGCACGAACGCTGGATCCGCGACGCCCTGCTCGGCGTCACCGAGTGGTGCCAGCTGTTCTCCGAGCCCGGTGCCGGGTCGGACGCCGCGGCGATCTCCACCCGTGGCGTGCGCGTCGACGGCGGCTGGCGGGTCACCGGGCAGAAGGTGTGGACGACCCGGGCCCACGAGTCCGACTGGGGATTCGCGACCGTGCGCACCGACTCGTCGGGGGCCAAGCACGCGGGCATCACGATGATGGCGATCGACCTGCGCGCGGAGGGCGTCGACGTCCGGCCGCTGCGCGAGCTGACCGGTGACGCCCTGTTCAACGAGGTGTTCCTCGACGACGTGTTCGTCCCGGACGCCGACGTGGTCGGCGAGGTGGGCCAGGGCTGGCGGGTGGCGCGGGCGACGCTGGGCAACGAGCGTGTCTCGATCGGCGGGGGCGGGGCGGGGACGCTCCCGTTCCGGGCCAAGGACCTGCTGCCGCTGGCCGCCGCGTCGCCCGACCCGCACGTCGCGGAGAAGGAGGTCGGGGCGCTGATCGCCGAGGACCTCGCGAAGCGCCTGCTCCTGCTGCGTCAGGCGGCGCGGGCGGTCGGCGGGACGGAGCCGGGACCGGAGGGCAACCTCAACAAGCTGTTCTCCTCCGAGCACTCCCAGCGCGTCACGAGCCTGGCGGTCCGCCTGGCCGGCACCGCGGCGGTGGCGGGCGGCAACGAGCTGGTGATGCGGTGCTACCTCTGGGCCCGCTGCATCACGATCGCGGGAGGTACGTCGGAGATCGCGCGCAACCAGGTCGCGGAGCGGCTGCTCGGCCTGCCCCGCGACCCGCTGGTCAGCTGA